One window of the Trifolium pratense cultivar HEN17-A07 linkage group LG2, ARS_RC_1.1, whole genome shotgun sequence genome contains the following:
- the LOC123906635 gene encoding LOB domain-containing protein 25-like, with product MMASSYSSSPCAACKFLRRKCNQDCIFAPYFPPEEPQKFVNVHKIFGASNVSKFLNEVLPHQREDTVNSLAYEAEARIKDPVYGCVGAISVLQKQLIRLQKELDATNADLISITHQGSISLGLGHVDHSNGFLNYPSNLSNDM from the coding sequence atgATGGCTTCTAGCTACTCAAGTTCTCCATGTGCTGCTTGCAAGTTTCTAAGAAGAAAATGTAATCAAGATTgcatttttgcaccttattttccaCCAGAAGAGCCTCAAAAATTTGTGAATGTTCACAAAATATTTGGTGCAAGCAATGTTAGTAAATTTCTAAATGAAGTTTTACCTCATCAAAGGGAAGATACAGTGAATTCTTTAGCTTATGAAGCTGAAGCAAGGATTAAAGATCCAGTTTATGGTTGTGTTGGAGCTATTTCAGTGCtacaaaaacaacttattaGGCTTCAAAAGGAACTTGATGCTACAAATGCTGATTTGATTAGCATTACTCATCAAGGTTCAATTTCTCTTGGCCTTGGACATGTTGATCACTCTAATGGTTTTCTTAATTATCCTTCTAATTTGAGCAATGATATGTGA
- the LOC123904058 gene encoding uncharacterized protein LOC123904058, with protein sequence MSEASSSSTINGGQATLQNKGYQNDTLNPYFMHPNENPSNVLVTPLLFGPNYHTWSRAMMVVLRSKHKLHFINGALPRPLDEDRDSIAWDRCNTMIMSWISNSVDPEFSQSILWMDTASEIWKELKDRFYQGDVFRISDIQEEIYTLKQGECTISAYYTKMKKLWQELNNFRPIPANSCIDNCPTMDKMRAYRDSDQVIRSLKGLNDQYSAVRSQIMLMEPLPNIGKVYSLLVQQERQSLIVCDESKLLAASRYSNNGYLNSIAQSNPGRGFNAPRGRGGRGGKPSYGRGRGKGNRICTYCGLTNHVVDQCFQKHGFPPHMQQGGAANNCYNNDAEEDSKSNACDEDSGTLDTSKLNLTPDQHKALLALLQNSSNMKSHSVNHVITQPSSSTGTLCIILFPSQPNETFILDTGATDHVCHSLKKNSVCLIQDTLSRKMIGVAEMNHGLYTLNTPFTNPVTLQYKQSAAISQLSTTVLDNKSSRSLDSYSPRTIDRNNECTLWHMRFAHTSFDKL encoded by the exons ATGTCTGAAGCAAGTTCATCAAGCACAATCAATGGCGGCCAAGCTACTCTTCAGAACAAAGGATATCAGAATGATACCTTGAATCCGTATTTCATGCATCCAAATGAGAATCCGAGTAATGTTCTTGTCACTCCTCTCTTATTTGGTCCCAATTACCACACTTGGTCTCGTGCTATGATGGTTGTGTTGCGCTCTAAGCACAAGTTACATTTCATCAATGGAGCTCTTCCACGCCCACTTGATGAAGACAGAGATTCAATTGCTTGGGATCGTTGTAATACAATGATCATGTCATGGATTAGCAATTCAGTTGATCCGGAATTTTCTCAAAGTATTCTTTGGATGGATACAGCCTCAGAAATTTGGAAGGAACTCAAAGATCGGTTCTACCAAGGTGATGTTTTTCGTATCTCAGATATTCAAGAAGAAATTTACACATTAAAGCAGGGTGAGTGTACAATTTCTGCTTACTATACCAAAATGAAGAAATTATGGCAAGAATTAAACAATTTTCGTCCCATCCCTGCTAATTCTTGCATTGATAATTGTCCTACTATGGATAAGATGCGTGCTTATAGGGATAGTGACCAAGTTATTCGTTCCTTGAAGGGTCTAAATGATCAATACTCTGCTGTTAGGTCACAAATCATGTTAATGGAACCTCTTCCTAATATTGGAAAAGtgtattccttacttgttcaGCAAGAAAGGCAATCTTTAATTGTTTGCGATGAATCTAAACTTTTGGCTGCTTCTCGTTATTCCAACAATGGTTACCTTAATTCTATTGCTCAATCCAATCCTGGTAGAGGATTCAATGCCCCGCGTGGAAGAGGAGGTCGTGGAGGCAAGCCTTCTTATGGCAGAGGCAGAGGTAAAGGGAACAGAATCTGCACTTATTGTGGTTTAACAAATCATGTTGTAGATCAATGCTTTCAAAAGCATGGATTTCCTCCACATATGCAGCAAGGAGGTGCAGCCAACAACTGTTATAACAATGACGCCGAAGAGGATTCCAAATCTAATGCTTGTGATGAGGACAGTGGTACTTTGGATACAAGTAAGTTGAATCTAACTCCTGATCAACACAAGGCTTTGTTGGCTCTTCTTCAAAACTCTAGCAATATGAAATCTCATAGTGTGAACCATGTTATCACACAACCATCTTCCAGTACAGGTACTCTTTGCATCATTCTTTTTCCTTCACAGCCAAATGAAACTTTTATCCTTGATACAGGAGCTACAGACCATGTTTGtcactctttaaaaaaaaattcagt ATGCTTGATACAAGACACACTATCTAGGAAGATGATTGGTGTAGCTGAAATGAATCATGGATTGTACACACTCAACACACCATTCACCAATCCTGTTACCTTGCAATACAAGCAATCTGCTGCAATTTCCCAGCTTTCTACCACAGTCTTAGATAATAAGTCTTCTAGGAGTTTAGATAGCTATTCTCCTAGAACCATAGATAGAAATAATGAATGTACTTTGTGGCACATGAGATTTGCCCACACCTCTTTTGATAAGCTATAA
- the LOC123906636 gene encoding oleosin Ara h 10.0101-like: MAQPQVQVSTTTHRQETATYPPQQHLRKDVYESVNYPDHRRYNDRYNDSGRYDGGITSFLSERGPSAYQILATVGGFFIGGTLLLLASISFIASLIGLAIMTPLFILFSPVLVPAALTIGLAVAGILTADACGLTGLMSLSWTVRYIRDLQEAVPEQIDSVKGRVADVASYVGQKTKDVGQKTKEVGQDIQTKAHETKRST, translated from the coding sequence ATGGCACAACCTCAAGTTCAAGTCTCAACAACGACACACCGTCAAGAAACTGCTACCTACCCACCACAACAACACCTTCGTAAAGATGTTTACGAAAGTGTTAATTATCCTGACCATCGTCGTTATAACGACCGCTATAATGATAGTGGTCGTTATGATGGTGGTATTACCTCTTTTTTGTCCGAGAGGGGTCCTTCGGCCTATCAAATTCTCGCCACCGTTGGAGGATTTTTCATAGGTGGTACCTTGCTTTTATTAGCTAGCATTTCATTTATCGCCAGTCTTATTGGATTGGCGATAATGACACCACTTTTCATCCTTTTTAGCCCGGTTTTGGTCCCTGCTGCCCTTACCATAGGGCTAGCAGTGGCCGGAATATTAACCGCGGATGCTTGTGGGTTGACGGGACTTATGTCATTGTCATGGACCGTGAGATACATTAGAGATTTACAAGAGGCGGTGCCAGAACAAATTGATTCGGTGAAGGGACGTGTCGCGGATGTGGCTAGTTATGTTGGACAAAAGACTAAGGATGTTGGACAAAAGACTAAAGAGGTTGGACAAGACATACAAACAAAGGCACATGAAACTAAGAGATCAACATGA